TTGGGTGATTTCCCTGCTGTCTGCCAAGGCCCCTCAGCAGGTGAGGGTCCTTATTTACATTATGGATAACAAGCCTGAGCTCAGTCCCTGCTCCTCTGACTCTACAGATTCTgcactcctgcagcagcaagggtGGGAGCCCAGCGAGATTCTCCAGCCTTGGGAAATGGGACATACGGTTTAGTGTTGGTATTGGCTGCCAGCCTGGAAATGAGTGGGATTGGTGGGGATTAAATCAGTGGCCTGGACACAGCTGCAGGTGGGACAGTGTTCAAGAAATGGGTTTTGCAACTTGTGTCTCTGGAATTCAGGAGATTTGGTGTCGGTGTCCTGTTTGACAAAAActgagtttaatttttaaatccaaTGTTCAAGTCCATTGTGGTGAGCAGGGGAAGTGTTCTAGTGCAGTTTCTTGACTGCTTCAATGattcaggagaggaaaaaggcCTTTGTTTCTGAGTGGGTTTGCCCACATTTTTTATATGAATATATGGATAAATGGGAATGGATTCCCACTGTAAAAGGGCAGGACTAGAaggtcccttcaacccaaaccattctgtgtttccctctttccctaaaccccacagctgcttccagcaTTTGGAATCCAGAGCTGAAGGGGGTGATGGATTCTGATGGTGAGAGAAGGTGGTAGGGAATGCCAGTCAGAAATATCTTGTCTTTTGAACtgcaggatgggcagggaggagaTCAGAGGTCAAAGTCCCCAGACTCACCCTTGAAATGTGCTCCAGACTTGTCTCTctggccagtgccagcacaTCATTCCTGTTCTGGAGCCAGGTGGAACAGCCAGCCCTGTTCCACATGGTCTGTTAGAGTATTTCCTCTTGTGCTACATTCTGcgtttctttttcatttgtatcCAACTCCCAACACCCTTCACCACTCCTGTCTCAGGAACACACTTATTTCTTACCTGTTTTTCCCCCCATTGAAACCACCCATCCTTCAAGCACAATTCCCTTTGGCCTCACATTTCTTAATTTAGTCAGACCTCTTGGGCATAAACTCTTATTTTTCCTATCTTCAGTCTCTGGTGTGCAGTAGGAAAGGGGAGGAGAAAGCGTAGTAACCATCCCTTTAAATATCCATGGGGGTATTAAAAGTATGAAAGGGATTAACCATTTTCCCTGAAATTCCCAGGCTGGAATACAGAACACTACAGGCTCTGGAATCAAGGATGACAGGCCCCTTGTGGCACATGGTGGTGGTTCAGTTCAAGCAGCTGTAAATGCTGTGGTTTTGGTGTTGATGCAAAGGATACTGCTGAGGATGCTGGAACAGCTCCACAGGAACACAGCCAGGCGGGCCCAGAAGATGTCTTTGCTGTGAAGTTCTGGCTGCATCAGGTAGGACAGGATGGTCTGAACCAGCATGTAAATGGAGCCCACCCCAAAGGTCAGGCAGGCTCCCAGCACGTGGATGTAGTACAGGATGCATTTCTAGGGAAAGTGTTGCCTGTGAAAACctggtttcattttcttctgtaaacaTCTGGCATCCACCCCTCAGTGCCCTTCTCCCacccctgagcagctctggacTGTGCCAGTCCCCATCAGACTTTTCTTGGAAGCCCCACTGGGAGATGTCTGGAAGCCAAAACCTGCCAGCCTCTGGAATTTTGGTGAAGTTACAGGTCACAGCTGCACCTTCAGTGCAGGAATTTGTGAGAGCTCTTCTCATAAATGGACAATAGCACAGGAATTGGGAGAGAGAATCCCTGCAGGTAGTCAGGGAATGGGAGTGACAACATTTCTACCCCAAGAACCTGTGCATCTATGAAAGATTATGTAGTACAGGACAGACACAACATGATTCTAGTATAcaattttggattaaaaataatggggttttgcatttctctgaatGCTTGAACAAAGACTGTTTGTCAAATTAGTATATTTGAATACTCTGAGGGGACAAGGTTCAATCAATCAGCAATACTTAAAAATACCACCAGGGGAACCAAGAGTCAAATagcaaaaacaaccaaaaccaggagatattccaaaaaaacccaacccaactaaaaatttattattaagaaATATGTGTGTGAAAAGTCACGTGTGTCCAGCCCTTTCCTCTCATCACCAGCTCAGCACATGAGCCAGAGCCAGGGAACAAAAAGTGTCATCAGACCTGCACAAGGCAAGGCCTGGCAGCCTCCTGTACCCCAATAAAGCAATGTTTTTTGCCCTAAAACGTGATGTTCTCTGTGTATCTCACTGAGTAACTCTTAAGATCAAGCTTTTCCTTGGGCACTTGCTGTGGACAAATGAATTTTAAGTTCTGCATCCAGTGAGAATTTCTATTTAAGAAATAAGCAGGTTGCAAAGGTGTGTGCTCCACAATCgtgtgctgtgcagggaagtgtcagcacagagaaattCTCTATTTTCACACTTTGGGGTCTTCAGTCACTAGTGGATTTCAGGGCAATATGCAGCTGGATCACTTCCAACTTTTGTTTTGCTCAAGATTAAATGAAACACGAACTGTTATCAAATTAACATGCACCTCCTGGGTTTTGATTGCTGTGAAACacaaagaaagtagaaaaaaccTTTCTTGAGGGCAGTGGAGGGAAATGATGGAGttgagcagagcctggaggatTCTTCTGGGTGGGTGTGGAATGGGAGCCTCTGAGGGCTCTAGAAAACAGTAAATACATTGAGGtctccagaagaaaaaatgccTAGAAAGAGAGTGCTGAGGTTTCTAAGGGTGGGGCAGCTGAAGCACTTgagaagctgtgctggggaaaaggTGGAGCTTCCCATCAGCTTTTCCTATTTGGTTTTCCCTGTCCCTaatccagcagcagcccaaggTGACACCACAGCCTGTGGTGGCTACAGGCACCACAACAGAGCCCCAAAATCCATCAGGTAATTAATGTAATGAGGCTGGCAATTATATAATCACCAGGCAAATAAACCAAAGGACTGGGACCTGCTCATGGTGTGATGGGTGAGAAtatcagatttgttttttttggaGTGGAAagtattgggaaaaaaaaataaaatagagacCTGGGATggagaaaatcagaagaatTAATGTTGCAGAATTTTCAAGAATTTGAGAAGGTTTGAAGGAAAATCTACCTGAGAGGGCAGGTTTTCCAGAGCTGGGCTTGTGGGGTTGGGTGGTTTTGTTGGCTTTACTTCTAGTTGTAACAAGTTTTTACTATTTGATACCTCCCTCATTCTCCTGGGTCACAGTGGTGGGCTTTCAATCTGGACCTCAGGCTTTCAACCTGCCTGGCAGGAGATCCAAGTGTGGCTTCTGCAATGCTTGGTGGATAGGAACGTTTTGAAATGTCATGAACAGCTGCTCACAAGTCCCAAAGCAAATAAGGAATAACTAACAAATTATAAGCCAAAccttgtattttttaattctctgtagagaatttgacaaaaaaagcactttggcatgaaaagctgctttctgtAAATCCCCAGAGATCTCAGAACAGACACAGCTCcggcaggagcagagcacaaaCCTGGAAATTGGCAATAATGCAGAGTCCAAAGCAGCTCGTCCATCCCAGCGTGAGGCCCAGCTTATTCAGCCTGAGGATCCTGGGATTTCCTGGGCTCAGGGCAGACACCTGTTTGTAGCGGACGTACGTGGTGGCCATCCCTGCCAAACACAGCCACAGGCACTAAGATTCCTGCCAGGAAGCAGTGTCCTTGTTTATTTACCTGGGAAGATGCTGAGTAACAGAGGCAACTCTCAAAACACAAGAATTTTTTTAGGGCACAGTGAAATAGGAAAGCTGAAAGGCTGgaagtgaaaatttaaataatataatggCAAACAAgtcaaattaataaatttttatgatccatttaatttaaaagctgtattaggctgttttccctccctccatTGTTGCAGCACAGGTAAGCTGACTGCcctgaatttgcatttttattgcttttacttttctgttaGTTTTATTAATGCACTTTTTGCCCTTCTGGAATGTGCAATTGCCATGTTGGCAATTCCTGGATAACATCCCTGATACACACTTTGAATTGCTTAAGAAATTTGAGATTTATTGTTCAGTATTTAGTTTTTGAGTAAGAGTTCTGGGCTGTTTCATGATCTGGAGAAGGAATTGAACTTGTTTAAAGCTGTTGCATTCCAGAACTGCCTACACCTCAGCAAGGCCAGCTTTCTGTACTCACCCAAGAAGGTTGAAACGTTTAACATGATCCCAAATAAGCATCTTTCAGGTGGTATTGTCCCTGTatcactggaaaagaaaaatggagtgATACATATCCTATATTATTTATATctatacattaaaaatacttccaaCACAACTTCACttatttcttgtaaaaaaagCCCCTCCCAgatatttttcactgaatttttcattattcagaCTATGCTGTGCTGGTTTTAGAGCTGTAGAAATCACTATGGTAAAGACAAACTAGCCCTGGTGCAGGGAATGATCACACTCAGAGTAACTGTTCCTTTCATAGCGATCTTGATGCCATTAAAGGTGAATAAAAAGGGttgaaactggaaaaatgaagaaCGTGGAAAACTGAAAGAGCAAAGCTTGAGTTATATCAGCCTTGATGGAATAAAGTTGGCAATGTAGATTTTAGTATGGATTGTGCAACAAACCTGGTGTCAGTGAGTGGCTTCACTCTGAGCAGGGGTGTGGTGGGGCACCTCCAGTTCCCTTGTTCATCATCATGTTAAGGGAATGCTGATAGAGCTGAAGCTTAGAGCTTTGCACAAACCCAGACATCTTTAAATAGAGTAACACACAAATcccagaatgggttgggttgggagggacttTTAAGCTCATCTCAACTATTTCATTCCAACCTTCCACCatctcaggctgctccaacctggccttggacattttcAAGGcatggggcaaccacagcttctctgggcaacctgtgccagggcctcagcatcctcacagggaaggaattTCCTCCTGACAATTAACCTGAATTTCTGCTCTGAcagtttaataataataataataatataaatgtaATGTAACTTTAGAACTGGAGCTGTTGGGTAAGAACTGCTATCTAAGTCTGGAATTGGGAAGAATTCCCAGGAGTGGGGTCAGTTCAGTGCTCTGACACAGGGTGGACATCACTGACCTGATGTAGGGCACCAAAGGGTCCACGTGGTGCAGGACAATTGCAGTGATGTAGGAAAACACAAACGATGCTGCTGACCACACCaccagagccacgggcaggAACGAGAGGCCTTGCTGGAACCACCACATTTCAGGGCTGACTTCTGCCTCCAGACACtgtaaagaaacaaatgcaaagGTTTACTAAGAGTTCTCAAATATTTACTGAGATTCTCAAATTTACTGACTTCTCAAGGGTTTACTGAGAGTTCTCAAGGGTTTATTGATATTTCCAAAAGTTAACGAGGATTTTACTACAAGGATTCTGAAGTTCTGCTTTCCTTGAGGCAGGCTGCTTCCCACTCAGCAGTTTGAAGTTGCTCTCAGTCCCCTCCTGCAAACCCAAAGTGAACACTGACTtgacagaagaaataataaataagtgATCAAGTGGATCAAGTGGATCCCTGTGAGTGACTCCATTTTCTTCAGCCTTGTGTCACATCTGACAGAGAACGTGTCCCTGTATTGACACTGCAACTGATGGTGCCTGTGGAGGAGCCTCCAGCTTCTATTAACACTTAGCTGGGTTGATGTGGAGGAAATGAcacaaaattactttaataCCTGCCCTCAATTATTCCCTGTCAGACTGTGTGACTCAACATATGTCACAGagtcccagggctggcagggactTCAAACCCCaccttgttccaccccctgccatggacagggacacctcccactgtcccaggctgctccaagccctgtccaacctggctttggacacttccagggatggggcaaccacagcttctctgggcacctgcgccagggcctccccaccctcagagGAAGAATtgtcccaatatcccatctaaccctgccaTCCTTTAGTTGCACACACataggttttgttttccactcTGAGTCCTCTGTGCTTCAGAGTCTCCTTTCCTTGTCTCTCCATAATGTGCTGAGGGGCTCTCTGAAAGCACTGGGGCTTTCCTGGGCTCTCTGTGTTAACACTGAACAAAGAGCTGCATTTCCCCACATCTCTTCCTCCCATCCTGGCTAGATTTGGGTATTGCCAAGGAGAAGCCTGTGCTGAGGTACCTCACAGAGAGGGACAGAAAATGACTTTGCCATTCTGCaacaattctttaaaattagtttgttttttaaatttattaatgtttaggatagaatgtgaaaataaaaaaccaaacaaccatATTTTggatgaaataaaaactgaagtaatgtttagatatatttatttcatgctgCAAAGTTAACTTTTGGAAGATATCACCTATAAAGGTTTGAGAAcataaaccagatttttttgtgGAGAACAAATCAGAACTTTCCCATGGATTGTAATATCAATAATAACAATACTAATATTAacagggcaggggcaccttTCACTAGGGCAGATTGctgagctccatccagcctggcttcaTGACCTCTCAGCTTTCTGAGCTCACTGCTACCAACCTCAACCCTCAAACTCAAGGGCTGCTCACAGGAGTTGCTGTTTTACAGGTGGGAGGAAAAGATCCACATGCAGTGCAGTGAAATGGTGACTCTGTACTCACACTGGCCAGTTCCCTAAATCCCAGCCTGACAGCAAATCCgtgtcccagccctgttcccTAAGAACAGGGGGCAGCTGTGTCACCCTGGTGAGCTCACACAGACAGAACTGGGACTCCTCCCTACTCTTGCTGCAAAAGTGAAGTTGCTACTGGCTTCAAACACAACAAGAGCTATTTCAGCATCCCAGAATGGGGGATGACAGGGGAGGGAGCTCTGGAAGTCACCTGGACCATccctctgctcaagcagggacACCAGAGCCAGTAGTGCAGGATGGAAAGACCACAGACACAACCTTTGTGGGCACCAGGGATGACCAGTGCcagtcaccctcacagggaaaaatggTTTTCTGATGGTCActggaggggagaaaaagtgTTTCAACATAGTTAAAACTGGAGACTGTAAGTGGAAGATGAAAAAGGACATAGGTGAAGGGCAAATAATGGAGAGCACGCACCCAAGGGCAAAGATCTGTATGtgagagaagcaaaataatgtTGAAACAAATTGAAAGGAACTACAACACTGATAGATTTTAGAAGGGCACGGCCTGGGGTGGAAAggctggaggaaaggaggaagagaaaaggaagaaagcagaaggagcAAAGTCTCGTGGCAAGAAAGAAGTCAGAACAAGTGGGTGAATCTTGTGAGAGATCAGAGCTCATCAATCTTCACAACCCTTGCACAGAATGGACAACTACAGCCTTTTAGAGGTGAAGGTTCAGCTGCTTGTGAGAAATCTGATTGGTGGCAGGTAAAGGTGTTTAACAGGATATGGAGTGAATAAGAACAGACTGACAGAATTCAAGTGCCCTGAtttcttgcctgtttttaaGCTAAATATAAAGTTTGCCATCCAATCATGATTTTAAGACTGCAATGCAGTAATGACTGTAACTTCACAATCTCATCTCCAGTATGAGTAAATTTGgaatttgaaagagaaatgcagattttgcaTTACATTCTCTGTTATAAATGTTCTGTGCCTGGGTATGTAATTCCCAGCTCCAAGCAGCCAGTCTGAATAtacttttcctttcacatttaAATACTCAGTgccttaattttatttctgagctAACATTTTCCCCTgcaaaccaaccaaccaaccaaccaaccaaccaaccaaccaaccaaccacaTTCCACATACCTGAGAACAAGGGCATCAGAGGACATGTCACTTAAGGGGAATCCAAGGCCATTTTTCTGCCAAAGTTCCacatttgcttcatttttctgacTCTCTGAgatataaaggaaaataaacaagatgTAAGGTATTTCTGTACCTCTTGCCTTGCTTGTTGTTAGCACCTTCTGATAGTCACTGCTGCTGACTGGACACAAGATCAGACTGTTGGCTTGCCCCATGATGTTTTTCCTGCATTCCAAGAGGTTTAAGGAGTGAAGCTTGTGGTGGGGAGatagaaatgaagaaaaactggTGATTAAGGCTCTTTGATTTTAGGAGTTGTATACCCAACCATTTAACCTGAACTGAAGAGCTTTTCAAGAGATGAAGTGAATGCAACTAAAGCCAGTGCCTAAGACCATGGCTTTCACctaagaaaaggaacagaacatttcccatttcattGTGGACACAAATCCCAGTGTCCTGCTGGTGCAATGCTAAATACAtagctggagaggggctggagcaaCCTGAGTATCACCAGATCATTTAAGTAGAAAATGCCCTCAAACATCATCAAGTCTACCTGTTCAcctggcactgccaaggccaccactaaaccacatcccaGGTGTTATAtccacagcttttaaatccctccagggatggtga
The Parus major isolate Abel chromosome 26, Parus_major1.1, whole genome shotgun sequence DNA segment above includes these coding regions:
- the DRAM2 gene encoding DNA damage-regulated autophagy modulator protein 2 codes for the protein MWWFQQGLSFLPVALVVWSAASFVFSYITAIVLHHVDPLVPYISDTGTIPPERCLFGIMLNVSTFLGMATTYVRYKQVSALSPGNPRILRLNKLGLTLGWTSCFGLCIIANFQKCILYYIHVLGACLTFGVGSIYMLVQTILSYLMQPELHSKDIFWARLAVFLWSCSSILSMFVSSVVLYSGLYGQNLVQKLHWKPQERGYTPHIISTVSEWSLAFSFLSFFLTYIRDFQKISLQATVSLQGQTLHESPGSFRAEEQALLIAGSI